Below is a window of Patescibacteria group bacterium DNA.
CAATAGTTTTTTCTTTTTCACCATGCACGGCGCTTTTTTGATTGGTTATTCGATGGGAGGGCCAGTCATCAAGATTCTGGGTCAACGCAGTCCTTTTGTTTTAGCTTCGATTTTCCTTTTCATTGCTACTCTGGCCACCTATCTTTTACCCAAAGATAAGCCAAGACGAAAATGGGACTTAGAAAAGGGCTTTGGTGAAATCGCTGAAGATATTAAAGAAGGCTATAACTTTATTAAGAACGAGCACCGCGTCCTGATTCCCATTGGTCTCTACGTTCTTACTCAAATTCTTTTAGCGACAGTGGTGATTCTCTTTCCTTCCTATTCTCAAAACGTTCTTGGCATTGACATTCGTGATGCGGGTTTGATTTTGATTTTACCCGCCGGGTTCGGGGCGATTCTAGGAAGCGTTTTTATAGAACGGTCAATCAGAAAATTAGGCAAAAGAGTTCTCATTTCTCTGGGGATTTTTGGCTCTTCACTTGGCTTGATGTCGTTAGCTTTAGTTGTTCCTAGAATTCCCTTAGCGACTTTAGCCGCTTTTATTACTATGGCTGTTTTGGGTTTTGCGGCGATCATGGTCAACATTCCTGCCCAGACTTTGATTCAGGAAAATACGCCCTTTGATGTTCGCGGCCGGGTTTTTGGGGTGATTGGTTCTTTGGTCACCGTGGCCGCAGCCATTCCTGTTTTTGTGACCGCGGCTTTGGTTGATCTCATCGGCGTTACCTGGATAGTCTTTATTATCAGTTCTGTTGTCTTTGCGCTTGGTTTACTTAGTTTGAGGAAGAAATATGTTTTACAAATTTATAATCGCAGAAAAGAAAATGAAACAAAACAATAACCAGGCGGTCATTGGTCTTGAAATCCATGTTGAGCTAAAAACAAAATCAAAGATGTTTTGTCATTGTTCGGCTGACTATTTTGGTCATCAGCCCAACACTCATGCTTGTCCAGTCTGTCTTGGTTTACCTGGAGCTTTACCAGTAGCTAATAAACAAGCGATTGAATGGACGATAATGGCTGGTTTAGCTTTTGGTTGTCAAATTTCTTTGTTTTCTAAGTTTGACCGAAAGAATTACTTTTACCCTGATTTGCCTAAAGGTTACCAAATTAGTCAGTATGATCTGCCTTTTTGTCTTGACGGCAAAATGGGGCGGATAGGGATCAAGAGAGTTCACCTTGAAGAAGATACGGCCAAACTTATCCACACTAAGGATTCGACCTTAATTGACTTTAATCGCTCTGGCGTGCCTTTAATGGAGATTGTGACTGAACCAGACATAGAGAGTGCCCAAGAAGCTAAAGAGTTTCTTAAACGAGTCCAACAAATTCTTCGCTATTTGGATATTTCTGACTGTGATATGGAAAAGGGCTCAATGAGATTAGAAGTTAATATCAGCGTCAGAAAAAAAGGAGATAAATTACCAGATTATAAAGTAGAGATTAAAAATTTGAATTCTTTTCGTTTTGTTGAAAAAG
It encodes the following:
- a CDS encoding MFS transporter; the protein is MKKTTFLAVLKNKDFLKLWLSQSLSQLTANMLNFILIVKIYEATGSTVAVGLLFALYVAPSLFLGLFTGAFIDLWSKRKILILTNLSQALIVLLYLGVGSKAWPIYSIVLLYSLCDEFFNPSQAAILPALVKKEHFPAANSFFFFTMHGAFLIGYSMGGPVIKILGQRSPFVLASIFLFIATLATYLLPKDKPRRKWDLEKGFGEIAEDIKEGYNFIKNEHRVLIPIGLYVLTQILLATVVILFPSYSQNVLGIDIRDAGLILILPAGFGAILGSVFIERSIRKLGKRVLISLGIFGSSLGLMSLALVVPRIPLATLAAFITMAVLGFAAIMVNIPAQTLIQENTPFDVRGRVFGVIGSLVTVAAAIPVFVTAALVDLIGVTWIVFIISSVVFALGLLSLRKKYVLQIYNRRKENETKQ
- the gatB gene encoding Asp-tRNA(Asn)/Glu-tRNA(Gln) amidotransferase subunit GatB; protein product: MKQNNNQAVIGLEIHVELKTKSKMFCHCSADYFGHQPNTHACPVCLGLPGALPVANKQAIEWTIMAGLAFGCQISLFSKFDRKNYFYPDLPKGYQISQYDLPFCLDGKMGRIGIKRVHLEEDTAKLIHTKDSTLIDFNRSGVPLMEIVTEPDIESAQEAKEFLKRVQQILRYLDISDCDMEKGSMRLEVNISVRKKGDKLPDYKVEIKNLNSFRFVEKAINYEIKRQLQLIKKGEKPIQETRGWNEAKQKTYTQRWKEEAQDYRYFPEPDLPPIRWKKSEIERIKKLLPELPEARKRRFMEQYGLSDYQATISTASIAQSDYFEEAVNLGKEMGLDPIGTANIIINKRVDVDKTPPAKLVRILVEKKAISKISDKQLGKIVKDVIKKNKQVVADFKKGKTQAVEALLGQVMRETKGAANPNQTRKILLEKLKRL